The genomic window ACGACTGACTTAATTGGGCGGATAGATTGACCCACCTTTATTAACCCGTCGATCCATGCAGCTAATACATAGTACAAGCCCAGGACCAAACTGAagcaagctaattaagctagctagcagtAATCGATCGACTGAGCTGCTAGCTAAGATATAAGTCGTTAGTTATCCGATCGATCAATCGAGGAGGATGAAAGCAAGTTCGATACTGATGGCATTATCCGCGGCCGTGCTGGGCTTCTTCATTGGCATCTCTTTTCCAGTACAAATCACACCAAAGGTAACCTATGTTACTTATTACCTAATTAgtacacatgtatatatgtatatgtccttaattatatacatatatatatatatatgcatgaatttaatttaatttatatatactcATGAATATCTGTGCAATTGTACGTACGTGCATGCATTGCAGCTTGAATATTGCGCCTTTCTAATCCCTTGCGGTACAAACACAAACTCCAGCTCCTCGGCCAGCAACATCAACATACTCAACAAGTACATGTCGTTGTGGGCGGCACCATTTTCCGTCCGTAACAGCACCACTGCCAACTTTTCGTCAAACGCCACTATTTCAGGGCCGGTATAATATATATCTCGTCtagctactatatatatagtgatatATATACAACGTAACTGTGTCGAACTAATTAATACTAATAACCAATTTAAGTAATAAAAAAACGTgcgcaattatatatattgatgatgCTTGCAGAAGGAGAAGAGCAAGATAGAAGCAGAAGCAGTACAGGTGTCGAGGAAGAAAGCAGCAGAGGAGAGGCTGCCTCCGGGCATCGTCGTCCGGGAATCTGATCTTCATCTGCGCCGCCTCTGGGGAAACCCAACATCCGTATGATCGATATCTCTCTCGATCTGATCTTCATCTCTGCTTGCGCCATGCACAGGCCTCCATCACATATCGATGTCAGTGTAGCTAGCTTCTatgtatcgatcgatcgatctcttacATGCATGTTTGTATGAATGTACGTACAGGACGTGGCGAGTGGCAAGCAGTACCTTCTGACCATGTCGGTGGGTTACACCGAGAAAGCCAATGTCAATGCAACTATTCACAAGGTCATTAACTAACTGATCAGTAATTAATACTTACAAGATGGAGTATATATGCTAGGTCCATTAATTGATTGATATATTCAAAATTAACACCTAGTAAATGCAATACATGAATATATACGCGCAGTTATCAGACAAGTTTGACATAGTGCTGTTCCATTACGACGGGCGCACAAGTGAATGGGAGGAGTTCGAGTGGTCCAAGAGGGTTGTTCATGTCAGCGCCAGGAAGCAGGCCAAATGGTAACCTCCCTGTAGCTACTCCATGCATGtctcgatatatatatatcagacaTCATTATTACATATATTAAGCATGCATGATTATATGCATGAATGCTAAATGTGAGATCGAATTGATGAATTTAATTTCTTGCAGGTGGTTTGCCAAGAGGTTCCTGCACCCGAGCATCGTTGCGGCGTACGAGTACGTGTTCGTGTGGGATGAGGATCTGGGAGTTGACAACTTCACCGCGGAGGAGTACATCAGCATCGTCAGGAAACACGCCCTGGACATCTCGCAGCCGGGGCTCGACGGCACCAAAGGGAGGAGACAGTACCCTGTCACCGTCAGGAGGCCCTCCGGCGACATGCACAACTCCGGCAGGTTCGTCGAGGTCATGGCGCCTGTCTTCTCCAGGGACGCCTGGGCATGCGTCTGGCACATGATCCAGGCAAGCGCATTACGTACTATTTCTGAATTTATTCTCACTTACAGTTAATTTCAGCCAAAAGTAAACGAGAACCGAATGaaatctgcaattctgcatgcatgcagaatgACTTGGTTCATGGTTGGGGTCTCGACTTCAATTTCTGGAGATGCGTCCACGTAAGTACTTCTAATTACTACGACTCTGCAGCTCCATCTACATTATTCAGATTGTCATATGCTGTAgtactatattatattattgtgCTTGAAgaaattgatcgatcgatcgatcataatTAATTTGCATGCAGGAGCCTGAAAAGCATATAGGTGTCGTGGATGCGCAGTTCGTAGTCCATCGCGGCGTCCCAACGCTCGTAAGCCAGGTATATAGGTCAATTCTCTTTGTGTCCCTAAAATTTCACGTGGTCCTACGCCTGATCTTGAGATTTGCTTCATCTCTTATATAGAGTTTTTGTTACgatttcttatatataattCCGTTAGTAACCGTTAAAATGATCTTATTGCCCTGATTCATATATCAATAAAAGCTAACAATGTTCTACGTTCTATACAAGAATTATATTTGGattgtgaaaaaaatagtatgggATAAATTACTAAATATGCACtttcaaaattcatttttttaaaaatgattttattgaaactaaaaaaaatgtgaaattttgcaccaaatttaaaagtaactttttAATGAATATGTAGTTAAAAATGTGGGTTTTGTCATAACCATGTACCCTACTTATGTCACTATTATCACTTCAtgcaaagattttttttaaaaaaaaacgttttTCTTATTcagtgcatttttttaatatgcatTTCAGCCACTCTAATAATTTTGTGTAATTGctctcaaaaatatttttttgtctaaTTGAACATTGTTATTTACTGTAAGAATGCTTAAaattttgtaatatatataactaGCGACAATATAATAGTCACAAAAAAACTTAATGGTAAACTATAACCGAATGGATGTTTAAGGGATCAATGAAGAAACTCGGGGATATGAAAAGGATCAGATAAATTCTACAACATAGAAAGGGTTAGTAATATATTTAGGAGGTATACAAAGAATTTCTCCATATGTGTACCTTGCCAGTTACTTGAGGTTTAATTTGAATCCGCAACTAGCTTGGTTGATTAAACGCTAGTTCATCAATAATTGTCTTTCTCTTGACAAATAGGGCAATGGAGAACAAGATGGAAGTAGTGCCAAGGTATGTAAAATACAACTATCTATCTGCTTGGACAAATTTTGTAGTCCTTACAAAGTACTTGCATGTACCAAAGAGCTATATTAAAAATTTTGTTAATTTACCTCGAGATACCTTAGAGGTATTAAATTTTACATTGCACATACCGATATCTACTCAAGAAGGGTAAAATCATTTTACTGTTTACGTATATGTCTATACTTACAACATTCTGAGAAAATCTCTCACGTTAACGAGAAAGATAAGCTGGACGTTAATGAGCAGAACAAATTATCACTGTATATAGTGAAATTTAATTGAAACCCTAAATAAGCACAACTCCAGAAAATCTAACTGATACTTCAAGTTGAGTACAGCACATTATTGTTTATTGATTCCGAATTTGGAATTATTAATCGTACAAAGATTGATCTATAATTGACTCCCCAAGCCAACTAATTAAAACAGGTATTTGTTAATCCCAAATAATCAGACTAACTTAGGAACCCAACAGAAATACAACTTAGATACgcatatatatgatatttttgtttttaatagaCAACATCATTTGACATGACGTTTGACTATTTatgttattaaaaatatataaaaactgTATCATTtattatgatttattttattattaaagagACTTAAAAggatgatttatatttctacatatttacactaattttttaaataagataaatgatgaaACATAACGCTAGAAGTTAACAACGTTAGCTATTAATTAAAATGGAGAGTATATAATATTAATAccattattactccctctaatATTGAGTACTCAACATGCAGATCGATCGTAAAATATTTGTGCAAAAGAACTTGAGACTTGTTAAGTATTAATAGAGATTTGCTCCAGTCCAataaaaagtatctcgaggtaccggtacctcacgatACCTAATCGTTTTCGATCGTTAGATCTAATAATGCTCATCTTGCCAGCTAGATCCGACGATCGTAGACGTTTTGGTAGCATGAGGTGCCGGTACCTTAAGGTATTTTTTATTGGACCGGAGAAAATTACGTATTAATATCTTGTACATAATGTAGGTGAGATCCCGGCAGTTTGAGGAGATGCATACCTTCGACCGCAGAATTGCCAGCGCCGACAAGGCCCAAGCCAACGCCACCGCAGCAGAGCAGCATCGCTGAGAGATTAACACCAACAATATAGACCTATATAGAACTCTAGATCATGTCCTGTTGATTTGATTAACCAGATTTAGTTAAAAAAGATCATTTTGTGGCCAAACATAAGGCATACACTAGTACACTACTGTAAACTAGGCTCATATGAGAGCATGGGCTGCTAGAATATTAGTAGATGCTTTATTAGTTTATTTTCATCCATTGCCTAAAAAAATGTGTTGATTCTTCTTGTAACTTCGTTTTCTCCTCTTTTAGACCCCCTTCACGTTGACTTAATTTGTATTTGCATTGGTTTGCAAGATCTCATTACATTATAGAGTGAAGTGCATGGACGGTATCTTAACTTATACAGGTATGTCATCTCTAAATCTCTAAATTTTGAGAATATATTTTTGGattagtgggacccacatatcatacaGGTTTAAACACACTCCAACCCACTCCGTGCGCTGACTTATCATTCTATGGTAGTGCCTACATATTAGTGGGATTCACATGTCCGTCACatagaatttttattttaaaaaaatcttttctcctctctaccttaaatttttttaaaaaaaatatatcttttctCCTCTGCCTAAGAGGCGTCGGCAGCTATATGGAGGTCGAAGACCACCAGATCTGGCCACTTGGATCTGGCCGCCACGTGCTTGGCTTCGATCGGATCTGACCGAGCGGTCAATTCGACAGCAACCACCCTCTTCACCATCTTGTTCTTCGATGGCCATGTCCATGCCGCAGCTTCTTCTCCCCTCTTGTGATTTATGAATGATTTTGTGAATGTTTAGTTGGGTTTGGAGGAGTAATTGAACAACATGCTTATGCGAATGATTTTGTGATTGCAATTGGAGATTCTTCATGCCTATTCGGTTACAACATGCCTATGGGGATTGGGGGGCAATCGATTCAATTCACTGAGgcggctttttttttatttgtcacCCCTCTGTTGGTGCTAGTTGTCAATCCAAGCTCATCAAGCACCGATGAGGGGGGGCTCCTACCCAGCGCGTGCACGGGGGGAGAATAAGTCACACACGGATTGGATAGGAATCGGCGATAACGGGGTCCACTTGCATGTTTCCAGTTTTTTCTCCCACGCGcgcatgtttattttttttctttttttctgttttcctttcgtttttttgggaaaaaacgTGTTTTTTCCCCTTTATTTTAGGACACGGTAAATTGGGACAGGAACGGAGAGTTGACTCTAACAAACTTTTAAAGTGAAGATTTACAATTTTTAACTTAgacttgaaaacttttaagccaagatttggatttttttgaaactttcaacttagatttgaaaatattcaagtcaagatttaaaaactttcaattcggatttgaaaacttttaactaaaGACTGGAatcttttaactcaaatttgaaaactttcatctcaaaattaaaatcattcaacttaaattataaaaactttcaaacttagAATTCAaagattttaattaaaattctaaaaactTTTGActcaaaatttgagttgaaagttttataaatttgacttgaaagtttccAAAGTtcgggttgaaagtttttaaaattcgaattgaaagtttcaaatttcatGTAGAGATTTTTAAACCTTTAGTAAAGATGggaaaaaatctgaaaaagagAATGTTAATTAATAGTGTGATTATCGGAagtaaaaaaactaatcacGATTTTTCCTCCGAATCCGCGTGCGCGCGTGCCCCCCGTCGTTtcgttgcaaaaaaaatttagactCGCTTCCTTACTGATGGGCCGGAATAGAACACAGTGAAGTGGACTAGAAACGCGCACTAGATCGATAAGTAGCGCGTCTGCGCTAATTATCGTTTCCGCCGATGAGGTCCTCTTATGAGTGCCGGGAGTGAGGTAATTAATGGTTTCAATATCCAGAACTTATACGTGTTTTGGAACAGTGGTATATTCCTATTCAACAAATTAAGGTCAACTGCATTAGCTGCATATATAGTATCCGCTGGTTTCATGCATATACGCGTATGATTCGAATGCATGTATGCTTTGGGTGCAAGTCGAAGGAAGCTAGGTAAGGTAGGTCGTAAGTGACCTTTCCCCTGTACAAGTTAACGACTGACTTATTTGGCCGGAATCGGATCCATCCATTGATACCTCCTCCTTTATTAACCAGTCATCGTCCATATTTGAATGCGCAGCTATAGGCTATAGCTAGTCGATCCAGGAGCAAAGCACAGCGACAATCAAGCTAGCTAAGCATGCTAATGATCGATCGAGCTTCTGCTAGCAGCTAGCTGGTGCGATCGATCGAACAGCTTAATTGTTGGTTGATAAGTTTATTAGCTTAGCAAAAGCAGGTCGAAGATGAAAGCAGCAAGTTCGATCTTTACGGCATTATCCGCGGCCGTGTTCGGCTTCTTCATTGGTATTTCTTTTCCTGTAGAAATCACACCAAAGGTGAGTATATATATTCCATACATACATGTACAGTATATATGTCTAAACCTACCCGATGGATcaatctttatatatatatctaaacaaatgaatatatatatatatatatatatatatatatgtatatatatatatttgtgcatGCAGCTTCAGTATTGTGCCTTTCTCCCTT from Oryza glaberrima chromosome 6, OglaRS2, whole genome shotgun sequence includes these protein-coding regions:
- the LOC127777466 gene encoding uncharacterized protein LOC127777466; translated protein: MKASSILMALSAAVLGFFIGISFPVQITPKLEYCAFLIPCGTNTNSSSSASNINILNKYMSLWAAPFSVRNSTTANFSSNATISGPKEKSKIEAEAVQVSRKKAAEERLPPGIVVRESDLHLRRLWGNPTSDVASGKQYLLTMSVGYTEKANVNATIHKLSDKFDIVLFHYDGRTSEWEEFEWSKRVVHVSARKQAKWWFAKRFLHPSIVAAYEYVFVWDEDLGVDNFTAEEYISIVRKHALDISQPGLDGTKGRRQYPVTVRRPSGDMHNSGRFVEVMAPVFSRDAWACVWHMIQNDLVHGWGLDFNFWRCVHEPEKHIGVVDAQFVVHRGVPTLVSQGNGEQDGSSAKVRSRQFEEMHTFDRRIASADKAQANATAAEQHR